In the Limnothrix sp. FACHB-406 genome, one interval contains:
- a CDS encoding cation:proton antiporter → MDGIAPSNFVPLFAPLLATAEAENAPIVLAGVLLSLVIIYLSSKLGSELAKRLDFPPVLGELVAGVIVGVSALHLIVFPEGGLTANDSIVMQALSLINTLTPEAVTDIFSSQSEVISVLAELGVIVLLFEIGLESDLRQLKEVGIQATVVACVGVAVPFVAGTAGLMTIFGVPAIPAIFAGAALTATSIGITSKVLSELNQLKSKEGQIIVGAAVIDDVLGIVVLAVVASLAKTGEIDTGNVIYLIVSSTVFLFGSILLGGVFNKFFVKTVEALKTRGNIVIPAFIFAFFMAFLGNAIHLEAILGAFAAGLVLDESDARNELDELVKPIADLLVPIFFVTVGARADLSVLNPAVPENRAGLLIAVFLVAVAIVGKLVTGWAVFGQPGINRLAIGVGMIPRGEVGLVFAGIGSASGVLSKPLEVSIIIMVILTTFLAPPFLRVAFGQQESSTSESTP, encoded by the coding sequence ATGGATGGCATCGCTCCAAGTAATTTTGTTCCCCTGTTTGCGCCCCTGCTGGCCACCGCCGAAGCCGAAAACGCCCCGATCGTTTTGGCTGGCGTGCTTTTATCTCTGGTGATCATTTATTTGTCCAGCAAACTTGGCTCAGAACTGGCCAAGCGGCTAGACTTTCCCCCCGTTTTGGGCGAATTAGTTGCCGGGGTGATCGTTGGGGTGTCGGCACTGCACCTGATCGTGTTCCCAGAAGGGGGCTTGACGGCCAATGACTCGATCGTGATGCAGGCCCTCAGCCTGATTAACACCCTCACGCCCGAAGCCGTCACGGATATCTTTAGCTCCCAAAGCGAAGTCATTTCCGTGCTGGCGGAACTGGGCGTGATTGTGTTGCTGTTTGAAATCGGCTTGGAGTCCGACCTGCGGCAGCTCAAAGAAGTGGGCATTCAGGCCACCGTTGTGGCCTGTGTGGGAGTCGCGGTTCCCTTTGTTGCGGGCACTGCGGGGCTGATGACCATTTTTGGTGTGCCCGCCATTCCTGCCATCTTTGCGGGCGCGGCCCTGACCGCCACCAGCATCGGGATTACCTCCAAAGTCCTGTCGGAGTTGAACCAACTCAAGTCCAAGGAAGGACAAATCATCGTCGGCGCGGCGGTGATTGATGATGTGCTGGGGATTGTGGTGTTGGCCGTGGTGGCCAGCCTGGCCAAGACCGGCGAAATTGACACCGGCAACGTGATCTATTTGATTGTTAGCTCCACGGTGTTTCTGTTTGGCTCCATTTTGCTGGGCGGTGTATTCAACAAGTTTTTTGTGAAGACCGTCGAAGCGCTGAAAACACGCGGCAACATTGTGATTCCGGCCTTTATTTTTGCCTTCTTCATGGCATTTTTAGGCAACGCAATTCATTTGGAAGCCATCTTGGGGGCCTTTGCGGCCGGGTTGGTGTTGGATGAAAGCGATGCCCGCAATGAGCTGGATGAGTTGGTGAAGCCGATCGCGGATTTGCTGGTGCCCATTTTCTTTGTGACGGTTGGGGCCCGCGCCGATTTGAGTGTGCTGAATCCGGCAGTTCCCGAAAACCGGGCCGGCCTGCTGATTGCCGTGTTCTTGGTGGCCGTGGCAATCGTGGGCAAGTTGGTGACCGGCTGGGCCGTGTTTGGGCAACCGGGCATTAACCGCTTGGCGATCGGGGTGGGTATGATTCCCCGGGGCGAAGTGGGTCTGGTGTTTGCGGGCATCGGTTCCGCCAGCGGTGTGCTGAGCAAGCCCCTGGAAGT